Proteins from one Desulfovibrio sp. Fe33 genomic window:
- the lipA gene encoding lipoyl synthase, which translates to MSLKTPSQKPLRIPPWLRIKLPCNENFSNTSDLIGDLRLNTVCQSAKCPNKWECFSKNVATFLIMGAICTRNCAFCNITSGDLDPLDQTEPGRVAEAARRLALKHVVVTSVTRDDLPDGGAAHFAATIRAVREAMPGCTVEVLIPDFQGDEAALAAVLDARPNVLNHNLETVPGLYSDIRPQADYRQSLDLLRNAKRMAPAIPTKSGIMVGLGETDEQIMTTLDDLAASDCDIVTIGQYMQPSRLHPMVRRYVEPEVFERYAEEGKKRGIRHMFSAPLVRSSYNAADFV; encoded by the coding sequence ATGTCTTTGAAAACGCCTTCGCAAAAACCTTTGCGGATTCCGCCGTGGCTGCGGATCAAGCTGCCCTGTAACGAAAATTTCTCCAACACCTCGGACCTTATCGGCGACCTGCGGCTCAACACGGTCTGCCAGTCCGCCAAGTGTCCGAACAAGTGGGAGTGCTTCTCCAAGAATGTGGCCACGTTCTTGATTATGGGAGCCATCTGCACGCGCAACTGCGCGTTCTGCAACATAACCTCCGGCGACCTGGACCCCCTGGACCAGACAGAACCCGGCCGTGTGGCCGAGGCCGCCCGCCGACTCGCGCTGAAGCATGTGGTCGTCACCTCGGTCACCCGCGACGACCTTCCCGACGGCGGAGCCGCCCACTTCGCAGCGACCATCCGGGCCGTGCGAGAAGCCATGCCCGGCTGCACCGTGGAAGTGCTCATTCCGGACTTCCAGGGCGACGAGGCAGCTCTCGCCGCCGTGCTCGACGCCCGGCCCAACGTGCTCAACCACAACCTTGAGACCGTGCCCGGCCTGTACAGCGACATACGGCCCCAGGCGGACTACCGCCAGTCCCTGGACCTGCTGCGCAACGCCAAGCGCATGGCCCCGGCCATTCCCACAAAATCCGGCATCATGGTCGGGCTGGGCGAAACCGACGAGCAGATCATGACCACCCTGGACGACCTGGCGGCCAGTGACTGCGACATCGTGACCATCGGCCAGTACATGCAGCCGAGCCGCCTCCATCCCATGGTCAGGCGGTACGTGGAGCCCGAGGTATTCGAAAGGTACGCCGAAGAAGGCAAAAAACGCGGCA
- the lipB gene encoding lipoyl(octanoyl) transferase LipB: MRIADLGLIGYKEAEALQLKALDAVTSGEQENTLFLLEHPKVITLGRQGGAENLLLDPARLAEHGIELVQTTRGGNITCHFPGQLVAYPIWRVEKRPGGMRKFFHDMEQAVMDTCARFGVATIRRPKHPGVWVDETRKICSMGIGVRRWVTYHGLALNVARDTSLFNAITLCGIQGAVPTSLSAEAGRDICMEEVKHVFENAFAKTFADSAVAADQAAL; this comes from the coding sequence ATGAGGATCGCCGACCTCGGGCTCATCGGCTACAAGGAGGCCGAGGCTCTGCAATTGAAGGCCCTGGACGCGGTGACCAGCGGTGAACAGGAAAACACCCTGTTTCTGCTGGAGCACCCCAAGGTCATCACCTTGGGCCGCCAGGGCGGCGCGGAGAACCTGCTTCTCGACCCGGCGAGGCTCGCGGAGCACGGCATCGAGCTGGTCCAGACCACGCGCGGCGGGAACATCACCTGCCACTTTCCCGGCCAGTTGGTGGCCTACCCCATCTGGCGCGTGGAAAAGCGTCCCGGCGGAATGCGCAAGTTCTTTCACGACATGGAGCAGGCCGTCATGGACACCTGCGCCCGTTTCGGCGTCGCGACCATCCGGCGGCCCAAGCATCCCGGCGTCTGGGTGGACGAAACGCGTAAAATATGTTCCATGGGCATCGGCGTGCGCCGCTGGGTCACCTATCATGGCCTGGCCCTGAACGTGGCCCGCGACACAAGCCTGTTCAACGCCATTACCCTGTGCGGCATCCAAGGCGCGGTGCCCACCTCCCTGTCCGCCGAAGCCGGGCGGGACATATGCATGGAGGAGGTCAAGCATGTCTTTGAAAACGCCTTCGCAAAAACCTTTGCGGATTCCGCCGTGGCTGCGGATCAAGCTGCCCTGTAA
- a CDS encoding small ribosomal subunit Rsm22 family protein, translated as MSIDGLFPNLTEENAGQLARFEDILKLVWPLKGKHRDQLKYDIRDMSRSLTNERSTRRKEYMTDAKFLSPYLYYFLPWNLFRLSRLFSGLEMDIPENGHVADLGSGPLTTVLALWMARPHLRDRRLDFTCLDIAPKTMNTGVKLFQALAGKDSPWRIKTVKAGFLDHIREKADLIMAANAFNELDWSGRTTRPQAEKLAAHLVGATKETGRILIVETGVRLSGRIISEMRAQLLEKGYKPIAPCTHALDCPMPALGQGAPWCHFNFSTKGAPEWLNAISGEASLTKDNASLNFLYLSPGGAPERGMVRAISEPFKLHGGKGQYACSDRGLTLIDYPAGTRPLFPGQAFAPEWPANRKIDLKSKAFILPYKSRGGK; from the coding sequence ATGTCGATTGACGGCCTGTTCCCCAACCTGACCGAAGAAAACGCCGGGCAGCTCGCCCGGTTCGAAGATATCCTCAAACTCGTGTGGCCCCTCAAGGGCAAACACCGCGACCAATTGAAGTACGACATCCGTGACATGTCGCGCAGCCTGACCAATGAACGGTCCACCCGGCGCAAGGAGTACATGACGGACGCCAAGTTCCTGTCGCCGTATCTCTACTATTTCCTGCCTTGGAACCTCTTCCGCCTGTCCCGGCTCTTCTCCGGCCTGGAGATGGACATCCCGGAAAACGGGCACGTGGCGGACCTCGGCTCCGGCCCCCTGACCACGGTGCTCGCCCTGTGGATGGCCCGCCCCCACCTGCGCGACCGGCGGCTCGACTTTACCTGCCTGGACATCGCTCCCAAGACCATGAACACGGGCGTGAAGCTCTTCCAGGCTCTGGCGGGAAAAGACTCGCCCTGGCGCATCAAGACCGTAAAGGCCGGATTCCTGGACCACATCCGCGAGAAGGCCGATCTCATCATGGCCGCCAACGCCTTCAACGAGCTGGACTGGTCCGGCCGCACCACCCGGCCCCAGGCCGAGAAACTGGCAGCGCACCTGGTGGGCGCCACCAAGGAGACCGGGCGCATCCTCATTGTCGAGACCGGTGTTCGCCTGAGCGGCCGGATCATCAGTGAAATGCGCGCCCAATTGCTGGAGAAAGGATACAAGCCCATCGCGCCATGCACTCACGCCCTGGACTGTCCGATGCCCGCACTGGGCCAGGGAGCCCCGTGGTGCCACTTCAACTTCTCCACCAAAGGCGCGCCCGAATGGCTGAACGCCATCTCCGGGGAGGCCTCCCTGACCAAGGACAACGCGAGCCTCAACTTCCTCTATCTTTCGCCCGGCGGCGCGCCCGAACGGGGGATGGTCCGGGCCATCTCCGAACCGTTCAAGCTCCACGGCGGCAAGGGGCAGTATGCCTGTTCCGACCGGGGGCTGACGCTCATCGATTACCCGGCTGGCACGCGCCCGCTCTTTCCGGGCCAGGCTTTCGCACCCGAGTGGCCCGCCAACCGGAAGATCGACCTCAAGTCCAAAGCGTTCATCCTTCCCTACAAGTCCCGGGGGGGCAAATGA
- a CDS encoding ASKHA domain-containing protein: MSILIHTHDGGRFALEPKPGDTLARTIFLSRLWHGVPLCSGLGKCGLCRVRYVKDAPEPGRDELKKLGRDKLAQGWRLSCLHPSEPCEIELPAPVRSQRAVRSLGEGSGDFALAVDLGTTSIHWTALADGKPVATGRELNPQMGMGSEVMSRLAAASTAEGRFVLRALVADRIVELAGLASRNLGGNCVGLSVSGNPAMTYILLGMKPDGLATAPYELTYFGGDERRIGPGLPPAYIPPLLAPFVGADLSAGLTAIEFGNAPKYPFLLADLGTNGEFILALSPEKRLCASVPMGPALEGVGLSYGRTAGPGAITGFTLTPKGLDIRYFDDSNAERTGMTGTGYLSLAAILRAHGVLDETGRFAEGATPLAGKLAKQVSSEEGEPVFAINAEVRFPASDVEEILKVKAAFNLAVSALLKAAGIGPGGLGEIHLAGALGEHVSPADLETLGFLPPGCAARTVKAGNTSLRGTELFLTDPAARTFAESLSRGLTRVDLTGDADFGNQFIQRMRFSYVD, encoded by the coding sequence GTGAGCATACTGATACACACCCACGACGGCGGCCGATTCGCCCTGGAACCCAAGCCTGGCGATACCCTGGCCCGCACCATTTTCCTTTCCCGCCTTTGGCACGGCGTTCCGCTGTGTTCCGGCCTGGGCAAGTGCGGCCTGTGCCGTGTGCGCTACGTCAAAGACGCGCCCGAGCCGGGCCGCGACGAATTGAAGAAGCTCGGCCGGGACAAGCTCGCGCAAGGTTGGAGGCTCTCCTGCCTGCATCCGTCCGAGCCCTGCGAAATTGAGCTGCCCGCGCCGGTGCGCAGCCAGCGGGCGGTGCGCTCCCTCGGAGAAGGCTCCGGCGACTTCGCCCTGGCCGTGGACCTCGGCACCACCTCCATTCACTGGACCGCCCTGGCGGACGGAAAGCCCGTCGCCACGGGCCGGGAACTCAACCCGCAGATGGGCATGGGCTCCGAGGTGATGTCCAGGCTGGCCGCCGCTTCCACCGCCGAGGGACGATTCGTCCTCCGCGCACTGGTCGCCGACCGCATCGTCGAGCTGGCCGGGCTCGCCTCCCGCAACCTCGGCGGAAACTGTGTCGGGCTGTCCGTCTCCGGCAACCCTGCCATGACCTACATCCTGCTCGGCATGAAGCCGGACGGGCTGGCCACGGCGCCCTATGAGCTGACCTATTTCGGCGGCGATGAGCGGCGGATCGGCCCGGGACTGCCCCCGGCCTATATCCCGCCCCTGCTCGCGCCCTTCGTGGGCGCTGACCTGTCCGCCGGACTGACCGCCATCGAGTTCGGCAACGCGCCCAAATATCCCTTCCTCCTGGCCGACCTCGGCACCAACGGCGAATTCATCCTCGCCCTGTCGCCCGAGAAACGGCTCTGCGCCAGCGTGCCCATGGGCCCCGCGCTGGAAGGCGTAGGCCTCTCCTACGGCCGAACCGCCGGACCGGGGGCCATCACCGGCTTCACCCTGACGCCGAAGGGGCTCGACATCCGCTATTTCGACGACTCGAACGCGGAACGAACCGGCATGACCGGCACGGGCTACCTGTCCCTGGCCGCCATCCTGCGCGCCCACGGCGTGCTGGACGAAACCGGGCGGTTCGCCGAAGGTGCCACTCCACTGGCGGGCAAACTGGCCAAACAGGTTTCCTCCGAGGAAGGGGAGCCTGTCTTCGCCATCAATGCGGAGGTCCGTTTCCCGGCCTCCGACGTGGAAGAAATTCTCAAGGTCAAGGCGGCCTTCAACCTGGCCGTGTCCGCCCTGCTCAAGGCCGCAGGCATCGGCCCTGGCGGACTCGGCGAAATCCACCTGGCGGGCGCGCTGGGAGAGCACGTCTCCCCGGCGGACCTGGAAACCCTGGGATTCCTCCCCCCCGGCTGCGCGGCCCGGACCGTCAAGGCGGGCAATACGTCGCTTCGCGGCACGGAACTGTTTTTAACCGACCCCGCGGCGCGGACCTTTGCCGAGTCCCTGTCCCGCGGACTGACCCGGGTGGACCTGACCGGAGATGCCGATTTCGGCAACCAATTCATCCAAAGGATGCGTTTCAGCTATGTCGATTGA
- a CDS encoding sirohydrochlorin cobaltochelatase yields MIRAAIVLAAFGSRHKNAMASLAHIMERVRAAYPDLPVRVAYTSKTIRGHMKKAGETVDSVPTALNRLLDEGVTHVAVQSLHLIPGTEFHELLGLANKLMLREDGFRRVEVGFPLVAGEAGIEEVADAVLSIAEQGKGENDAVLFMGHGTKHDGNVYYEALHRAFQERDPSVHLGAMEAEPGIDAIIERFKRDGVRKAHLLPFLFGAGWHAARDMVGGGETSWKTRLERAGIECEAVLRGAGEYDILVDIWLSHLHDAVQRMSRC; encoded by the coding sequence GTGATCCGCGCCGCCATCGTCCTGGCCGCCTTCGGCTCGCGCCACAAGAACGCCATGGCGTCGCTCGCGCACATCATGGAGCGCGTACGGGCCGCCTATCCGGACCTGCCCGTGCGCGTGGCCTACACCTCCAAGACCATCCGGGGGCACATGAAAAAGGCGGGAGAGACGGTGGACTCCGTGCCCACCGCCCTGAACAGGCTCCTTGACGAGGGCGTGACCCACGTCGCCGTCCAGTCCCTGCACCTTATCCCCGGCACGGAGTTCCACGAACTTCTTGGACTGGCCAACAAACTCATGCTCCGCGAGGACGGCTTCCGCCGGGTCGAGGTCGGCTTCCCCCTGGTAGCGGGAGAGGCGGGCATTGAGGAAGTCGCCGACGCGGTCCTGTCCATCGCCGAGCAGGGCAAGGGCGAGAACGACGCCGTGCTGTTCATGGGCCACGGTACCAAGCACGACGGCAACGTCTACTATGAAGCCCTGCACCGCGCCTTCCAGGAACGCGACCCGTCCGTGCATCTGGGAGCCATGGAGGCCGAACCCGGCATAGACGCGATCATCGAACGGTTCAAGCGGGACGGGGTCAGGAAGGCCCACCTCCTGCCCTTCCTTTTCGGCGCGGGCTGGCACGCCGCCCGCGACATGGTCGGCGGCGGGGAAACCAGTTGGAAGACCCGCCTCGAACGGGCGGGCATCGAATGTGAGGCCGTGCTCCGGGGCGCAGGCGAATACGACATCCTCGTCGACATCTGGCTCAGCCACCTTCATGACGCCGTGCAGCGCATGAGCCGCTGCTGA
- the cobI gene encoding precorrin-2 C(20)-methyltransferase, whose product MTKKGTLYGIGVGPGDPELLTLKAVRILGQVDVIFAAASTKNDYSTAYAIAKPHLKNDVRIVQLGFPMTKDEEALKAAWRKNAELVAEVLDKGLDAAFLTLGDPLTYSTYGYLQRTLLDMNPNLQLRAVPGITSFHAAAARIGLVLCESKESLLITSGVADPARLEEQLNTADNAVILKAYKNFEEIRDLLNRLRLGDTTVLVSRLGMDEESILMDINDAPKQPHYFSLALVKRKKP is encoded by the coding sequence GTGACCAAGAAAGGCACTCTCTACGGCATCGGGGTAGGTCCCGGCGATCCTGAACTGCTCACTCTCAAAGCCGTGCGCATCCTGGGCCAGGTGGACGTGATCTTCGCCGCCGCCTCCACCAAGAACGACTATTCCACGGCCTACGCCATCGCCAAGCCCCATCTCAAGAACGATGTGCGCATCGTGCAGCTCGGCTTCCCCATGACCAAGGACGAGGAAGCGCTCAAGGCTGCCTGGCGCAAGAACGCCGAGCTTGTGGCCGAGGTTCTGGACAAGGGCCTGGACGCCGCCTTTCTGACCCTGGGCGACCCCCTGACCTACTCCACCTACGGTTACCTCCAGCGCACCCTTCTGGACATGAACCCGAATTTGCAATTGCGCGCCGTTCCGGGCATCACCTCCTTCCATGCCGCCGCCGCGCGCATCGGCCTGGTCCTGTGCGAATCCAAGGAGTCCCTGCTCATCACCTCGGGCGTGGCCGACCCGGCCCGCCTGGAAGAGCAGCTCAACACCGCGGACAATGCCGTCATCCTCAAGGCGTACAAGAATTTCGAAGAAATCCGTGACCTGCTGAACAGGCTCCGCCTGGGCGACACCACGGTGCTCGTCTCCCGTCTCGGCATGGACGAGGAGTCCATCCTCATGGACATCAACGACGCCCCCAAGCAGCCGCACTATTTTTCGCTGGCCCTGGTCAAGAGGAAGAAGCCGTGA
- a CDS encoding ABC transporter substrate-binding protein: protein MKRLLFTLLFVLLLCSTARARTITDDSGRTVTFDAPFTRIISLYGAHTENLFHLGLREQIIGVSPGEDYPAAAMALPTFNARDGVEKFLAAKPDLILIRPMHMRAYAGLWNALTRHGVTVAALQPGSIDAVYDYWRALGKLTGREIQAEYMIEDFREGVRHAEDRLSTIPMSERPGVFFESIHRKIATFSPGSMPLFVLEKAGGVNVAADAKPRHGTNIADYGLERLLARGGRIDVYLAQRGTMNDVSVQDIVNGPAASRIKAVLTRNVFLVDEHLVSRPTLRLLEGIDTVFRILHP from the coding sequence TTGAAGCGCCTCCTTTTCACACTCCTTTTCGTCCTGCTTCTCTGCTCCACCGCCCGCGCCCGAACCATCACCGATGATTCAGGGCGGACCGTGACCTTCGACGCCCCGTTCACGCGGATCATCTCCCTGTACGGCGCACACACCGAAAACCTGTTCCACCTCGGACTGCGCGAGCAAATCATCGGCGTGTCCCCTGGCGAGGACTACCCCGCCGCGGCCATGGCCCTGCCGACCTTCAACGCCCGCGACGGCGTGGAGAAATTCCTTGCCGCCAAACCCGACCTCATCCTGATCCGGCCCATGCACATGCGCGCCTACGCGGGCCTGTGGAACGCGCTGACGCGTCACGGCGTCACCGTGGCCGCCCTGCAACCCGGTTCCATCGATGCCGTATACGACTACTGGCGGGCCCTGGGCAAACTTACGGGCCGCGAAATCCAGGCGGAGTACATGATCGAGGACTTCCGCGAGGGTGTGCGCCATGCGGAGGATCGGCTGTCCACCATTCCCATGAGCGAGCGGCCCGGCGTGTTCTTCGAGTCCATCCACCGCAAGATCGCCACCTTCTCGCCCGGCTCCATGCCGCTTTTCGTCCTGGAAAAGGCCGGAGGCGTCAACGTTGCGGCCGACGCCAAGCCGCGCCACGGCACCAACATCGCGGACTACGGCCTGGAACGGCTTCTCGCCAGGGGCGGCCGGATCGACGTCTACCTGGCCCAGCGCGGAACCATGAACGATGTTTCGGTGCAGGACATCGTCAACGGCCCTGCCGCATCGCGCATCAAGGCCGTTCTGACTCGCAACGTATTTCTGGTGGACGAGCACCTGGTCTCACGGCCCACCCTGCGCCTGCTCGAAGGCATCGACACCGTCTTCCGAATCCTTCATCCCTAG
- a CDS encoding ABC transporter ATP-binding protein, with translation MDSAVFAIQGLGFAYDSAPVLRALDFELAPGLHGVVGPNGCGKSTLLGILAGLLAPTSGAARLNGEDIAAFPPARLARLCTLVSQDQTLRFPFTVYETVLMGRHPHIPRFSRPSARDIERVEEALTAMDLLGLRDRAVADLSGGERQRTAVARGLAQDTPALLLDEPTSAMDIRHAMSTMETLQRLADTGRTVVAVLHDLNLAARHCDSILMLDKGAVHAYGNVARTLTPENIHAVFGVRAAILQTDNGPHIAFIQGNRP, from the coding sequence GTGGATAGCGCGGTCTTCGCCATCCAGGGCCTCGGCTTCGCCTACGATTCGGCCCCGGTCCTCCGCGCCCTTGATTTCGAGCTGGCTCCGGGGCTCCATGGAGTGGTCGGCCCCAACGGCTGCGGCAAATCCACCCTGCTCGGCATCCTGGCCGGACTCCTCGCCCCGACTTCGGGCGCGGCGCGGCTCAACGGAGAAGACATCGCGGCCTTTCCACCGGCCAGGCTGGCCCGGCTCTGCACGCTGGTCTCGCAGGACCAGACGCTCCGTTTTCCCTTTACCGTATATGAAACCGTGCTCATGGGGCGGCATCCGCATATCCCCCGCTTCAGCCGTCCCTCCGCCCGCGACATTGAACGCGTGGAGGAGGCGCTGACCGCCATGGACCTTCTGGGATTGCGCGACCGCGCCGTGGCCGACCTGTCCGGAGGCGAACGCCAGCGGACCGCCGTCGCGCGCGGCCTGGCGCAGGACACGCCCGCGCTGCTCCTGGACGAACCGACCTCGGCCATGGATATTCGCCACGCCATGTCGACCATGGAGACGCTGCAACGCCTGGCCGACACAGGCCGCACCGTGGTGGCCGTGCTTCACGACCTCAACCTGGCCGCCCGCCACTGCGACAGCATCCTCATGCTGGACAAAGGGGCAGTTCATGCCTATGGCAACGTGGCCCGGACACTCACCCCCGAAAATATCCATGCGGTCTTCGGCGTTCGCGCGGCCATTCTCCAAACCGACAACGGACCGCATATCGCCTTTATCCAAGGAAACAGACCTTGA
- a CDS encoding FecCD family ABC transporter permease — MLNAASRTSFRNGLIVALLAILLAGLALAACAMGVVGIPPGEVLRGLLDGMRGAADSMDGMVAGILFDVRLPRILTCAAVGFGLAVAGAVFQGLLLNPLADPFTLGVSSGAAFGAALALLLGLSFFGSATLMTLAFAGAALTLAAVIALAGRDGELAPTSLILAGVIVSATLSAGISFIKYLADERVSVIVFWLMGSFVGRTWDDAALAGAASLGVFAICLYFGRDLNVMSLGARSARSLGVDTGRVRLILLVAASLASAVCVAVSGIIGFVGLIVPHLMRMIVGPDNRWLLPASGLGGAILLLLADTVTRAALPHEVPIGVLTAIIGGPVFCWIFSRSRRLARG, encoded by the coding sequence ATGTTGAACGCCGCCTCCCGCACCTCCTTCCGCAACGGCCTGATCGTCGCCCTGCTCGCCATCCTGCTGGCCGGGCTGGCGCTGGCCGCCTGCGCCATGGGAGTCGTCGGCATCCCGCCGGGCGAAGTCCTGCGCGGCCTGCTCGACGGAATGCGGGGGGCGGCGGATTCCATGGACGGCATGGTGGCGGGCATCCTTTTCGACGTCCGGCTGCCGCGCATCCTGACCTGCGCCGCCGTGGGCTTCGGCCTGGCCGTTGCGGGCGCGGTCTTCCAGGGGCTCCTGCTCAACCCTCTGGCCGACCCGTTCACCCTCGGCGTCTCCTCGGGCGCGGCCTTCGGCGCCGCCCTGGCGCTTCTCCTGGGACTGTCCTTTTTCGGCTCCGCCACCCTGATGACGCTGGCCTTCGCGGGCGCGGCGCTCACCCTGGCCGCGGTCATCGCGCTGGCCGGACGCGACGGCGAACTGGCCCCCACGTCCCTCATTCTGGCGGGAGTCATCGTCTCGGCCACTCTTTCGGCGGGTATCAGCTTCATCAAATATCTGGCCGACGAACGGGTATCGGTCATCGTTTTCTGGCTCATGGGCAGCTTCGTGGGCCGCACCTGGGACGACGCGGCGCTGGCCGGCGCTGCCTCCCTGGGTGTTTTCGCGATCTGCCTCTACTTCGGACGCGACCTGAACGTCATGAGCCTGGGAGCGCGTTCGGCGCGGAGCCTGGGCGTGGACACCGGGCGCGTGCGGCTTATCCTGCTTGTCGCCGCGTCCCTGGCCAGCGCGGTCTGCGTGGCCGTGAGCGGCATCATCGGCTTCGTCGGCCTCATCGTGCCGCATCTCATGCGCATGATCGTCGGCCCGGACAACCGCTGGCTCCTGCCCGCCTCGGGCCTGGGCGGGGCGATTCTTCTCCTGCTGGCCGACACGGTCACCCGCGCGGCCCTGCCCCACGAGGTCCCCATCGGCGTGCTCACGGCCATCATCGGCGGACCGGTCTTCTGCTGGATATTCAGCCGCTCCAGGAGGCTTGCCCGTGGATAG
- a CDS encoding sirohydrochlorin cobaltochelatase, which produces MTVVRNFVFCLFALLLAVPAQAGHHDAQPVKQAIVLAAFGTSYPEAVKSILNIKAKVEKAHPGVPVRLAFTSNIIRNIWQGRQNDDAWKAAHADIPAEVLYVKHPLATIADLQNDGCRDITVQSLHVFAGEEFHDLMTLVGGLKSIRTLKAKNMPFARLSLGRPALGLPGEEYPYTEDMARAAKTLKADVDHARELNAALVYMGHGNDFFSTGIYAEFQKVLQAEYDYPIFIGCVEGFPSFDDMTPQLAASGKKDVLLKPFMIVAGDHASNDMAGEEDDAWKVMLTKAGYKVTTDLRGLGMLDGWADIYVNHLNDAMAQGPSAK; this is translated from the coding sequence ATGACAGTTGTCAGAAACTTCGTCTTCTGCCTGTTCGCTCTGCTGTTGGCCGTTCCGGCCCAAGCCGGGCACCACGACGCACAACCCGTCAAACAGGCCATTGTCCTGGCCGCCTTCGGCACCTCTTACCCCGAAGCCGTCAAATCGATCCTGAACATCAAGGCCAAGGTCGAGAAGGCTCACCCCGGCGTCCCCGTGCGCCTGGCCTTCACCTCCAACATCATCCGCAATATCTGGCAGGGCCGCCAGAACGACGACGCCTGGAAAGCCGCTCATGCGGATATCCCCGCCGAAGTCCTCTACGTCAAGCACCCCCTGGCCACCATCGCCGATCTCCAGAACGACGGTTGCCGCGACATCACCGTGCAATCCCTGCACGTTTTCGCGGGCGAGGAATTCCACGATCTGATGACCCTGGTGGGCGGGCTCAAGTCCATCCGCACCCTCAAGGCCAAGAACATGCCCTTCGCACGGCTGTCCCTCGGCCGCCCGGCCCTCGGCCTGCCCGGCGAGGAATATCCGTACACCGAGGACATGGCCCGGGCCGCCAAGACCCTGAAGGCCGATGTGGACCACGCCCGCGAACTGAACGCCGCCCTGGTCTACATGGGCCACGGCAACGACTTCTTCTCGACCGGCATCTACGCGGAATTCCAGAAGGTGTTGCAGGCGGAATACGACTACCCCATCTTCATCGGCTGCGTGGAGGGATTCCCATCCTTTGACGACATGACCCCGCAGCTCGCCGCCTCCGGCAAGAAGGACGTCCTGCTCAAGCCGTTCATGATCGTGGCGGGCGACCATGCCTCCAACGACATGGCGGGCGAAGAGGACGACGCCTGGAAGGTCATGCTGACCAAGGCGGGCTACAAGGTCACCACCGACCTGCGCGGCCTCGGAATGCTCGACGGCTGGGCCGACATCTATGTGAACCACCTCAACGACGCCATGGCCCAGGGCCCGAGCGCCAAATAA